A region of the Leeuwenhoekiella sp. MAR_2009_132 genome:
TAATCTGAAAATGGTTAATCATCTGTAAAACACTCCATTCTAATTTAGATATAAAATATAGAACAATGGTTATCATCTAATTAGATGCTATACACGTTTTAATTCATAAAAATTATATTGAATTTGATATGTATTGTCTGTAAAGCTTGATGTTGAACTAAAACTAAAATTCTCTGCAAAAAAGAAGACTTTATTATCCTTAACTATATTAAAAAAGCGCTTCAAACTAAGGTAGTTTGAGAAGCGCTTTTTAAAATTTTTGAAGTAATTAGAAATATTCCTAAATCGTTACGATTGTAAATTATGTAATATTCCTTCCTCTAGTCCACGAAGTTCTGCAAGGCCTTTAAGACGACCTATAAGTGAGTAACCGGGATATTGCTCTTTACCCAATTCTAAGGAATGCAAAAAACCGTGATCAGGTCGTAAAGGCAGATTTACTTCACGCGTTTGCATCAGGTTTACTAATTTTTGCATAATTGCAGCAATAGGATTATCACCGTCAAGGTGTGCAGATTCCTGAAAAATATTTTCATCTGTACGTATAATATTCCGAAGGTGTAAAAAGTGAATGCGATCTGCACAATCATCAACTATTTGTAATAAATCATTAGTAGGTTCTGCACCCAGTGATCCTGTACAATAACATAATCCATTTGCGGTAAGTGGTACTGCGTCAAAAATCTGCTTCAAATCGGCCTGTGTACATACCACGCGCGGAAGACCCATTACCGAAAATGGAGGGTCATCAGGATGAATAGCGAGCTTTACATTATATTCTTCTGCTACCGGTGCAACTTCCTGTAGAAAATAAATTAGATGTTTACGCAGCTTTTCATCATCAATGTCTTTATAGTTTTCGAGCAAGGTCAAAATTTGTTCGGCGGTAAAATGTCCTTTACTTCCGGGTAGTCCTAAAAGAATGTTTTTAAACAATGTTTTTTTCTCAACTTCACTCAAATTTGTACCGTACTTTAAAGCATCTTTTAATTGTTGCTCAGAATAATCGAGTTCACTACCGGGCCGATTTAAAAGATATACATCAAAAAATATGAATGCCGTGTGATTGTATAATAATGCCTGAGTAAGATCCTGGTTTACGTGATTGTGATGTGTGCGTACCCAATCGAGAATAGGCATAAAATTATAAGTGATTACGTATATCCCACAGGCTGCTAAATTTGCAATGCTCGTCTTGTAATTTGCTATATGTGTTTTATAATTTCCATTTTGTTTTTTTATGTCTTCACTTACCGGCAAACTTTCGACCACTGTCCATTCTAATCCTTCTTTCTCGAGCAGAGCCTGTCGCTCCTGAATAGCCTCAATACTCCAAACTTCACCTACCGGAATTTCGTGCAACGCAGTTACAATACCGGTTACTCCGCACTGTCTAATGTCGCGAAGTGCAATAGCATCACCGGGTCCAAACCAGCGCATAGTCTGTTGTGTTCTAAATTGTGTTTTCATAAGGGAATATATCTTAAAAACCAATTGAATTACCACCATCTACACACATCACAACTCCGGTAACAAACTTAGCTTCATTTCCTGCAAAGTAAAATACGGCATCTGCAATATCTGAAGGTTGCCCCATTTTGCCCATAGGCGTTCTGGAAAACACTTTATCTTTACGCTGTTGATCACTGTTTAAAGCTTTTGCTGTCATAGGTGTTTCAATAAAACCGGGAGCGATACAGTTTACCCGTATGTTAAACTGTGCCAGATCTACCGCCATTGCACGCGTCATCCCTTCTATTGCAGTTTTACTGGCTGAGTATGCGATTACCTTAGGAATACCGTATTGAGCTGCCATAGAGCTTATATTTACAATATTTCCGCCTCCATTATTTTGCATAACCTTTACCACTTCTCTGCTTATAGCAAATACACTTTTTACATTAGTATGTATGATTTTATCGAAGTCTGCATCGGTAACCTCAGTAAATTCTTTCTTCATATTTATACCAGCATTATTTACTAAAACATCTATGGTAGTTGATTCTTTAGCAATGTCTGCGATCAATTGCGGTATAGCATCCAGATTATCTAAATCAAATACTACCGGAATTGCATTTGTACCCATCTCACTACAGGCATTTCGTGTTTTTTTGTCGTTACGACCTATTACGTAGGTACGATAGCCTGCATTGCAGAATTTTAATGCGGTCGCGTAACCCAATCCTGAATTACCACCTGTAACTATTGCCGTTTTTAAGCTCATTAACTCTTTATATTTTAATTTATAAATATCTTTATTTTTTAAAAGTAGGATCAGGTCCCATATAAGAATCTTTAAGACCTCCAAAATCAATAACTACTTTTTGAATTACCATACCGGGATTACCACCTATTAACTTGAGGGTATGCTTGCCCGGTTTATCTAATAAAATTTTGCTTGAATTTATTGTCGCATTGCGTATTACATTCTGCTTCCAATTAAATGAATATTCAGCTGAAGCAGTCTGCTCCCAACTAACACGACTGTTATCAATTTGTACACCATAAGCGGTACCCGTATTATCGTCTTTACCAAAAACCGGAAGTGCGTAGGTTTGTATAGTTACATAACCAGCTTTATCTGCATAGAAATCATATTCGGTGCTTGTATTAGCCCAACCTTTATCAATTATAGAACCTAATTGCACACTTGCTCCTGCATAGCCCAACTGATCGATTATCTGA
Encoded here:
- the uxuA gene encoding mannonate dehydratase, whose protein sequence is MKTQFRTQQTMRWFGPGDAIALRDIRQCGVTGIVTALHEIPVGEVWSIEAIQERQALLEKEGLEWTVVESLPVSEDIKKQNGNYKTHIANYKTSIANLAACGIYVITYNFMPILDWVRTHHNHVNQDLTQALLYNHTAFIFFDVYLLNRPGSELDYSEQQLKDALKYGTNLSEVEKKTLFKNILLGLPGSKGHFTAEQILTLLENYKDIDDEKLRKHLIYFLQEVAPVAEEYNVKLAIHPDDPPFSVMGLPRVVCTQADLKQIFDAVPLTANGLCYCTGSLGAEPTNDLLQIVDDCADRIHFLHLRNIIRTDENIFQESAHLDGDNPIAAIMQKLVNLMQTREVNLPLRPDHGFLHSLELGKEQYPGYSLIGRLKGLAELRGLEEGILHNLQS
- a CDS encoding SDR family NAD(P)-dependent oxidoreductase, translating into MSLKTAIVTGGNSGLGYATALKFCNAGYRTYVIGRNDKKTRNACSEMGTNAIPVVFDLDNLDAIPQLIADIAKESTTIDVLVNNAGINMKKEFTEVTDADFDKIIHTNVKSVFAISREVVKVMQNNGGGNIVNISSMAAQYGIPKVIAYSASKTAIEGMTRAMAVDLAQFNIRVNCIAPGFIETPMTAKALNSDQQRKDKVFSRTPMGKMGQPSDIADAVFYFAGNEAKFVTGVVMCVDGGNSIGF